A part of Salmo trutta chromosome 15, fSalTru1.1, whole genome shotgun sequence genomic DNA contains:
- the LOC115148615 gene encoding alpha-tectorin — protein MIRPGTPVILFHLFSFFSRREALSQEIMYPYGPTCRDLETPKMDDGSSTEIIILMPFIFFNNPYRSIYVNNNGVISFEVQVSQFTPEAFPLGDSRSFIAPLWADVHNGIRGDVYYRESTDPELLERATQDIRKYFKNMPTFTATWIFITTWHQVTFYGGSQTTPVNTFQVVLISDGLSCFSMFNYGEINWSTGTASGGDPLTGLGGSTAQSGFNGGEIGNFLNLPGSRSNAVVEIERTTNVNLPGRWVFRVDTALIDPANGCSYNGRFYRRGEIFWLSDQCSQRCRCLDMDNEVLCREAPCSQLETCEQKEGAFYCQSTRTSTCVVFGDPHYHTFDGFLYHFQGTCSYLLARPCWEVAGLPFFSVEAKNENRGVASVSWLRDVTVEVYDHRVTLPKGSQGTIQVDGLMKTLPVQLQLGAVRVYQSGMAVALETDFGLLVTYDGQHYASISLPSSYFNNTCGLCGNYNDDPADDPVLPDGSLAESVVALGGSWRAEDADWRCTDGCAQNCSVCEPLTEAFYFRPDYCGIINKTDGPFRDCRAVVDPTAFVYSCVYDMCSNRDNITTLCQAIQAYALACQALGVTIRTWRSHTFCALKCPESSHYQVCTSACAASCSDLTSHLYCTHPCTEGCQCDPGYVLSGNRCVRYQDCGCEHEGLYYPLNDTFWAGPAGEGGECTLRCVCGPNGEVSCFNDSCREGEVCVTEFGLLGCYPHREGLCSLDQNVVTASFDGTSMPFPDDSSYYLLRSCGPTPANVSAVEVKMGRRLVNKGPHWMRPVVVRVANLEAQIGGSDFDTVKLNGELVLLPYVHPLETLMIYRTPGNATVVESSGLVLVRYTRQGLLNISLSTLFYNATCGLCGLFNGNASDDLRLPNGRLAESLELFTDSWRAIADDLTCNGDCDDLYRMCTDLRLYQSPWMCGNINDPGNSSFLACHSAVNPSPFFRNCLYNMCVREGNRSVLCSSLQAYASACQDAQEGCQCREGFALRNGQCVARSDCGCISSGGRQLASNQIFWNDRECHERCYCNGSDNSVYCTLAPCREGEYCQEGLEGLYFCQTRTEALCIAAGYSHFLPFGGVPFELQSSCTLILATTRCNGGVAGEEDMDQSTTTRPRTSTSADLPRFKLSARNEERDTGQAIWVRGFILEVYGYEIEVSRSYKHTITVNKERLYLPLKLGPGKVHIFTFGMQLVVETDFGLKVAFDWNTLLLLTLPRRLYNTTCGLCQGMPLSSPPALTTSNWGMAWAEQDTFCQVGCGDSCPRCGLVERGLGAIDAPLLVTDAYVEGVAQDGEGGGINVDGRGYTGIRFHLGDGLYLFVEPEAVRLCGLIVDRGGVFARCHSKVAPAFFYQSCLQDTCLDQGASGTTCNWLQIYTSTCQTQGVRVLDWRSDTPCVLTCPANSHYSSCMSVCQPQCAPARGQRECTQDCVEGCQCNQGYVLNGKDCIQPQNCGCYNDGKYYEPKQLFWNSDCTKRCQCISRNLIQCDPRRCKAEEECALRHGVRGCFAQRSQHCVASGGGVFRTFDGASLRLPASCSFVLSTNCHKLPDLSFQLIANFDKWSRPNLTTISHVYLYINEENILISGSTVKVNGTPVSLPFVTGLMMRISTSEGFLVIDTPQDIQVRYNRFNTLSIAMGQRLQNKVCGLCGNFNGNPTDDFVTSRGKSAISALELAQSWKTNGMQNGCDETQYVALAQSCENTAVLGLQGEEGCQKLTQMKGFFQPCHSLLDPRPFYQSCYLDGCYNHHKAQVCGSLAAYAEACRSLGTLNTKWIAQENCSEWIYDPCAGEICTNNTCEQENGGDLCGCPELPNNAGGEDDIIQAEVTCKHAQMEVSISKCKLFQLGFEREDVRINNQYCPGIEGEDFISFHINNTKGHCGSIVQSNGTHIMYKNTVWIESVNNTGNIITRDKTINVEFTCAYELDLKISLETVLKPMLRLEDLLFLNTREGNFITKMALYKNSSYRQPYREGEVVLSTRDVIFVGVFVEGADEDQLILIVNMCWATPSRYSNDHLRYVLIERGCPNVKDNTIGMAENGVSLTCRFHVTVFKFIGDYTVSSSVDLRPLVFPLALSTVVSVLLTHTHNSLFS, from the exons ATGATCAGACCAGGCACTCCAGTCATTCTCTTCCACCTCTTCAGCTTCTTTTCTCGGAGAGAAG CTCTTTCTCAGGAGATCATGTACCCCTATGGGCCTACCTGCCGAGATCTGGAGACACCCAAGATGGATGATGGGAGTTCCACTGAAATAATTATACTCATGCCATTCATTTTTTTCAATAACCCCTACCGCTCCATCTAT GTCAACAACAACGGTGTGATCTCCTTCGAAGTACAGGTGAGCCAGTTCACCCCCGAGGCCTTCCCCCTGGGTGACAGCAGATCCTTCATTGCCCCACTATGGGCAGACGTGCACAACGGCATCCGCGGAGACGTGTACTACCGTGAGAGCACAGACCCAGAGTTACTGGAGCGGGCCACACAAGACATCCGCAAGTACTTTAAGAACATGCCCACCTTCACAGCCACCTGGATCTTCATCACAACCTGGCACCAGGTCACCTTCTACGGAGGCAGTCAGACCACCCCG GTGAACACATTTCAGGTTGTGTTGATATCGGACGGTCTGTCATGCTTTTCCATGTTCAACTATGGAGAGATCAACTGGAGCACAGGCACAGCCAGTGGAGGAGACCCTCTGACTGGTTTGGGTGGTAGCACAGCACAG tcaggTTTTAATGGAGGAGAAATCGGTAACTTCCTCAACCTGCCTGGGTCCCGTTCCAATGCCGTGGTTGAAATTGAGAGGACGACCAATGTAAACCTGCCTGGCCGTTGGGTCTTCCGTGTAGACACTGCCCTGATAGACCCTGCCAATGGCTGCAGTTACAATG GGCGGTTCTATCGGCGCGGTGAGATCTTCTGGCTGTCCGACCAGTGCTCCCAGCGGTGCCGCTGCCTGGACATGGACAATGAGGTGCTCTGCCGGGAGGCGCCGTGCAGCCAGCTGGAAACGTGTGAGCAGAAGGAGGGTGCCTTCTACTGCCAGTCTACGCGCACCAGCACCTGTGTGGTTTTCGGCGACCCTCACTACCACACCTTTGATGGCTTCCTCTACCACTTCCAGGGCACCTGCTCCTACCTGTTAGCTCGGCCCTGCTGGGAGGTGGCAGGCCTGCCCTTCTTCAGCGTGGAGGCCAAGAACGAGAACCGCGGCGTGGCCTCTGTGTCCTGGCTGAGAGATGTCACTGTGGAGGTGTACGACCACAGAGTCACCCTGCCTAAGGGCAGCCAGGGCACAATACAG GTGGATGGACTGATGAAGACACTGCCAGTCCAACTCCAGCTAGGTGCAGTCAGGGTGTACCAGTCGGGCATGGCCGTCGCCTTGGAGACCGACTTCGGCCTCCTGGTGACCTACGATGGGCAGCACTACGCCTCCATTTCCCTGCCCAGCTCCTACTTCAACAACACATGCGGCCTGTGCGGTAACTATAACGACGACCCTGCCGACGACCCTGTGCTGCCCGACGGCTCGCTGGCCGAGAGCGTAGTGGCGCTGGGTGGCAGCTGGCGGGCGGAGGACGCTGACTGGCGCTGCACAGACGGCTGTGCCCAGAACTGCAGTGTCTGTGAACCATTGACCGAGGCGTTCTACTTCCGCCCGGACTACTGTGGAATCATCAACAAGACGGACGGGCCTTTCAGGGACTGCAGGGCAGTGGTGGACCCAACGGCCTTTGTCTATAGTTGTGTCTACGACATGTGCAGTAACAGGGACAACATTACCACCCTCTGTCAGGCCATCCAGGCCTACGCCTTAGCCTGCCAAGCCCTGGGGGTCACCATACGAACCTGGAGGTCACACACCTTCTGTG CCCTGAAATGCCCTGAGTCCAGCCACTACCAGGTGTGCACCAGTGCCTGCGCCGCCTCATGCTCGGACCTCACCTCCCACCTGTACTGCACCCACCCTTGCACAGAGGGCTGCCAGTGCGATCCGGGATACGTGCTGAGTGGCAACCGTTGCGTCCGGTACCAGGACTGCGGCTGCGAGCATGAAGGCCTCTACTACCCTCTCAACGACACTTTCTGGGCGGGCCCTGCCGGCGAGGGTGGAGAGTGCACCCTGCGCTGCGTCTGTGGGCCCAACGGCGAAGTCTCCTGCTTCAACGATTCATGTAGAGAAGGCGAGGTGTGTGTGACAGAGTTCGGCCTGTTGGGCTGTTACCCGCACAGGGAGGGGTTGTGTTCTCTGGACCAGAATGTTGTGACGGCCTCTTTCGACGGGACCTCCATGCCCTTCCCGGACGACAGCTCCTACTACCTGCTGAGGTCGTGTGGGCCAACGCCGGCCAACGTGTCTGCTGTGGAAGTAAAGATGGGCCGGCGGCTGGTAAACAAGGGTCCGCACTGGATGCGGCCCGTGGTGGTCAGGGTGGCCAACCTGGAGGCCCAGATTGGTGGATCGGACTTTGACACAGTGAAG CTGAACGGTGAGCTGGTACTACTGCCTTATGTCCACCCACTGGAGACCCTTATGATCTACCGCACCCCTGGCAACGCTACCGTGGTGGAATCCAGCGGATTGGTCCTAGTCCGCTACACCCGTCAGGGCCTcctcaacatctctctctctaccctcttttACAACGCCACCTGCGGCCTGTGCGGTCTCTTCAACGGAAACGCCAGCGACGATCTCCGTCTGCCTAACGGCCGGCTGGCCGAATCCCTCGAACTCTTCACTGACAGCTGGCGGGCTATCGCCGACGACCTGACGTGCAATGGTGATTGCGACGACCTGTACCGCATGTGCACGGACCTGCGGCTCTACCAGAGCCCGTGGATGTGTGGCAACATCAATGACCCGGGGAACAGCTCCTTCCTGGCGTGCCACAGTGCCGTCAACCCCTCGCCATTCTTCCGGAACTGCCTGTACAACATGTGCGTGCGGGAGGGAAACCGCTCAGTGCTCTGCTCTTCACTGCAGGCGTATGCCTCGGCCTGTCAGGATGCCCAG GAGGGCTGCCAGTGCAGGGAGGGCTTTGCACTCCGCAACGGCCAGTGCGTGGCGCGCAGTGACTGCGGCTGCATCAGCTCTGGGGGCCGGCAGTTGGCCAGCAACCAGATCTTCTGGAATGACCGGGAGTGCCATGAGCGCTGCTACTGCAACGGCTCGGACAACAGCGTCTACTGCACGCTGGCACCGTGCCGGGAGGGTGAGTACTGCCAGGAGGGCCTTGAGGGCCTCTACTTCTGCCAGACGCGCACCGAAGCGCTGTGCATTGCCGCTGGTTACAGCCACTTCCTGCCATTCGGAGGTGTGCCCTTCGAGCTGCAGAGTAGCTGTACCTTGATCCTGGCTACAACGAGGTGCAACGGCGGAGTGGCGGGAGAGGAGGATATGGACCAGAGCACCACCACCCGACCCAGGACGAGCACCAGCGCCGACCTCCCTCGCTTCAAGCTGTCAGCCCGGAACGAGGAGAGGGACACGGGGCAGGCCATCTGGGTGAGGGGGTTCATCTTGGAAGTCTACGGCTATGAGATTGAGGTGTCTCGGAGCTACAAACACACCATCACG GTGAATAAGGAACGTCTGTACCTGCCTTTGAAGCTGGGGCCAGGGAAGGTCCACATCTTCACTTTCGGCATGCAGCTGGTGGTGGAGACGGACTTTGGCCTGAAGGTTGCCTTCGACTGGAACACCCTGCTCCTGCTCACGCTGCCTCGACGCCTCTACAACACCACCTGCGGCTTGTGCCAGGGCATGCCACTTTCTTCTCCACCCGCACTCACCACCAGCAACTGGGGCATGGCCTGGGCTGAGCAAGACACATTCTGCCAGGTGGGCTGCGGCGACTCGTGCCCACGTTGTGGGCTGGTCGAGAGAGGCCTTGGTGCCATCGATGCCCCTTTACTCGTCACGGACGCCTACGTGGAAGGCGTGGCCCAAGATGGTGAGGGAGGAGGCATCAATGTTGATGGCAGGGGTTACACGGGAATCCGATTCCACCTGGGCGATGGGCTGTACTTGTTTGTGGAGCCCGAGGCAGTGCGTCTGTGCGGGTTGATCGTGGACCGCGGCGGTGTGTTTGCGCGCTGCCACAGCAAGGTGGCGCCGGCGTTCTTCTACCAGAGCTGCCTGCAGGACACATGCCTGGACCAGGGTGCCTCGGGGACCACTTGCAACTGGCTGCAGATCTACACCAGCACATGCCAGACCCAGGGGGTACGGGTGTTAGACTGGAGGAGTGACACACCCTGTG TGCTGACGTGCCCAGCCAACAGCCACTACTCTAGCTGCATGTCAGTGTGCCAACCGCAGTGCGCCCCAGCCCGCGGTCAGAGGGAGTGCACCCAAGACTGTGTGGAGGGCTGCCAGTGTAACCAGGGATACGTCCTCAATGGCAAGGATTGCATTCAGCCCCAGAACTGTGGCTGCTACAACGATGGCAAGTACTATGAG CCCAAACAGCTGTTCTGGAACAGTGATTGCACCAAGCGCTGCCAGTGCATCAGCCGTAATCTCATCCAGTGTGACCCACGCCGCTGCAAGGCCGAGGAGGAGTGCGCCCTGCGCCATGGCGTGCGCGGCTGCTTTGCCCAGCGCTCGCAGCACTGCGTGGCATCCGGTGGTGGTGTCTTCAGGACCTTTGACGGGGCGTCCCtccgcctgcctgcctcctgcTCCTTCGTGCTGTCCACCAACTGCCACAAGCTACCTGACCTCTCCTTTCAGCTCATCGCAAACTTCGACAAGTGGAGCAGGCCCAACCTCACCACCATCTCCCATGTGTACCTCTATATTAACGAGGAGAATATCCTGATCTCCGGGAGCACTGTGAAG GTGAACGGCACTCCTGTGTCGTTGCCTTTTGTCACGGGCCTGATGATGCGCATCTCCACATCGGAGGGCTTCCTGGTCATCGACACGCCGCAGGACATCCAGGTGCGCTACAACCGCTTCAACACGCTCAGCATCGCTATGGGCCAGCGGTTGCAAAACaag GTGTGCGGCCTTTGCGGCAACTTCAACGGAAACCCCACTGACGACTTCGTCACCTCCCGTGGGAAGTCGGCCATCAGCGCCCTGGAGCTGGCCCAGAGCTGGAAGACCAATGGCATGCAGAACgg CTGTGATGAGACCCAGTACGTGGCTCTGGCCCAGTCGTGTGAGAACACAGCTGTGCTGGGCCTCCAGGGCGAGGAGGGGTGCCAGAAGCTCACCCAGATGAAGGGCTTTTTCCAGCCCTGCCACAGCCTGCTGGACCCCAGGCCCTTCTACCAGTCCTGCTACCTGGATGGTTGCTACAACCACCACAAGGCCCAGGTGTGCGGCTCGCTGGCTGCCTACGCCGAGGCCTGCCGCTCCCTAGGCACGCTCAACACCAAGTGGATTGCCCAGGAGAATTGTT CAGAATGGATCTACGACCCTTGCGCAGGAGAGATCTGCACCAACAACACGTGTGAGCAGGAGAACGGGGGAGACCTGTGTGGCTGCCCTGAGCTGCCCAACAATGCTGGGG GCGAAGATGACATAATCCAGGCGGAGGTGACATGTAAGCACGCCCAGATGGAGGTGTCCATCTCCAAGTGTAAGCTCTTCCAGCTGGGCTTCGAGCGTGAGGACGTGAGGATCAACAACCAGTACTGCCCCGGCATTGAGGGAGAGGACTTCATCTCCTTTCACATCAACAACACCAAGGGCCACTGCGGCTCCATTGTACAG TCCAACGGCACACACATCATGTACAAGAACACGGTGTGGATCGAGAGTGTGAACAACACAGGCAACATCATCACCAGGGACAAGACAATCAACGTGGAGTTTACCTGTGCCTACGAGCTAGACCTCAAGATATCCTTGGAGACCGTGCTCAAGCCCATGCTCAGGTTAGAGGACCTTCTTTTTCTCAATACTAGG GAAGGCAACTTCATCACTAAGATGGCGCTGTACAAGAACTCCTCGTACCGCCAGCCGTACCGCGAGGGCGAGGTGGTGCTGAGCACGCGGGACGTCATCTTCGTGGGGGTGTTTGTGGAGGGGGCCGATGAGGACCAGCTCATCCTCATCGTCAATATGTGCTGGGCCACGCCGTCCCGCTACAGCAACGACCACCTCCGCTACGTCCTCATAGAGAGAGG TTGTCCCAACGTCAAGGACAACACCATCGGCATGGCTGAGAACGGGGTGTCCCTCACCTGCCGCTTCCACGTCACCGTCTTCAAGTTCATCGGGGACTACA CTGTCAGCTCCAGCGTTGACCTTCGACCCCTTGTTTTCCCTCTGGCTCTTAGCACCGTGGTCTCCGTgctcctcactcacacacacaattccCTCTTCTCCTAA